One segment of Leeia aquatica DNA contains the following:
- a CDS encoding mechanosensitive ion channel family protein: MNWNVMLKQRYLDASLRELLSWQASWKEWLVLAVAMLLAWGLSRRWRPVLKAEETTWQYGAGGLQRVLFPLLAVVFISFGKWSLQHYQQVWLLWLINVLVLAWLLIRLGIYLLRSVFPQARWLRVSERGMAIVIWLVVTLHLTGDWEDFLLLLDGVAIPVGKHSLSLLMVLNALMTVTLTLLVTLSLSRALERRLLRTEALDSSSRVMLSKLGRALLLVSGVMIALSVAGIDLTLLSVFGGALGVGLGFGLQKIASNYVSGFIILLDHSIRLGDLLTVDGRFGEVTRLTARYMVLRNPEGNEAIVPNDTLITSVVTNHSYSDRRTRIALQAIVTFDSDLPLACATLLEAAQGQQRILQDPAPGVIVKAFAANGVQLELGFWIADPEKGSGELSSAILARAWQLFRERQIVLAST, from the coding sequence ATGAACTGGAACGTGATGCTGAAGCAACGTTACCTGGACGCTTCATTACGCGAATTGTTGAGCTGGCAGGCCTCGTGGAAAGAGTGGCTGGTGCTGGCGGTGGCCATGTTGCTGGCTTGGGGCTTGAGTCGTCGCTGGCGGCCGGTACTCAAGGCAGAAGAGACGACCTGGCAATATGGTGCCGGTGGCTTGCAGCGGGTGCTGTTTCCCTTGCTGGCTGTAGTATTCATCAGCTTCGGGAAGTGGAGCCTGCAGCATTACCAGCAGGTCTGGCTGTTATGGCTGATCAATGTACTGGTGCTGGCGTGGCTGCTGATCCGGCTGGGCATTTACCTGCTGCGCAGTGTATTTCCTCAGGCGCGCTGGCTGCGGGTGTCCGAGCGGGGTATGGCCATCGTCATCTGGCTGGTGGTCACCCTGCATCTGACTGGCGACTGGGAAGATTTCCTGCTGTTGCTTGACGGGGTAGCCATCCCGGTAGGCAAACACTCCTTGTCGCTGCTGATGGTGCTGAATGCCTTGATGACGGTGACGCTGACGCTGCTGGTTACGCTGTCGCTATCCCGAGCGCTGGAGCGCCGACTGTTGCGGACGGAGGCACTGGATAGCAGCTCCAGGGTGATGTTGTCCAAACTGGGACGGGCGTTGCTGCTGGTTTCTGGCGTAATGATTGCGCTCAGCGTTGCCGGCATCGACTTGACCCTGCTCTCGGTGTTTGGCGGGGCGCTGGGGGTGGGGCTGGGTTTCGGCCTGCAAAAGATTGCCAGCAATTACGTCAGTGGTTTCATCATCTTGCTGGATCACTCCATCCGGTTGGGTGACCTGCTGACGGTGGATGGCCGCTTCGGCGAAGTGACCCGGCTGACCGCACGCTACATGGTGTTGCGCAACCCGGAAGGCAATGAAGCCATTGTGCCGAACGACACGCTGATTACCTCGGTGGTGACCAATCATTCCTACTCGGATCGGCGCACCCGTATTGCCTTGCAGGCGATCGTTACGTTCGACTCAGATTTGCCGCTGGCCTGCGCTACCTTGCTGGAGGCGGCGCAGGGGCAGCAGCGCATTCTGCAGGATCCAGCACCCGGCGTGATCGTCAAGGCGTTCGCCGCCAACGGCGTGCAGCTGGAGCTGGGCTTCTGGATTGCAGACCCTGAAAAGGGCAGTGGTGAACTGTCTTCAGCCATTCTGGCGCGTGCCTGGCAATTGTTCCGCGAGCGGCAGATTGTGCTGGCCAGCACCTGA
- a CDS encoding PilN domain-containing protein: protein MIRLNLLPHRELRKAAQTRQFYILTAFTLLAALGGAFAVYQYLVDQVTYQEARNGYYRQENDKLSKQIVEIDKLKEERETLLSRKKVVEDLQVSRSEVVQLLDSLAKLTPEGIMLTSIKQTDTTVDLTGNTISNARIATFMQNIQSSSMLANPTLIQITGGDAGKPSTFSMQIQIKRGAPADAAASAAPKG, encoded by the coding sequence ATGATTAGATTAAACCTGTTACCTCACCGCGAGCTGCGCAAGGCCGCCCAGACCCGTCAGTTCTACATTTTGACGGCCTTTACCTTGCTCGCTGCCTTGGGTGGTGCTTTTGCCGTCTACCAATACCTGGTAGATCAGGTCACCTACCAAGAGGCGCGCAATGGCTACTATCGCCAGGAGAATGACAAGCTGTCCAAGCAGATAGTAGAAATTGACAAGCTGAAGGAAGAGCGGGAAACCCTGCTCAGCCGCAAGAAAGTGGTTGAGGACCTCCAGGTCAGCCGCTCGGAAGTGGTGCAGCTGCTCGATTCACTGGCCAAGCTGACCCCGGAAGGCATCATGCTGACCAGTATCAAGCAGACCGACACCACGGTGGACCTGACCGGCAACACCATTTCCAATGCGCGGATCGCAACGTTCATGCAGAACATCCAGAGCTCCAGCATGCTGGCCAATCCGACCCTGATCCAGATCACCGGGGGCGATGCTGGCAAGCCGAGCACGTTCAGCATGCAGATTCAGATCAAGCGCGGCGCACCGGCTGATGCGGCCGCTTCCGCTGCACCCAAGGGTTAA
- a CDS encoding DesA family fatty acid desaturase, whose product MQWLNGLIDLPWWGYILVVLGFTHVTMAAVTIFLHRHQAHRALDLHPVVSHFFRFWLWMGTGMVTKQWAAIHRKHHARCETPEDPHSPWTYGIRTVLLQGAELYRKEAKNQETMDKFGHGTPDDWMERNVYTRYSAGGISILLVLAILLFGPNGIWMWAVAMVWTPFFAAGVINGLAHWWGYRNFECEDKSTNIFPWGILIAGEELHNNHHTFGTSAKLSYKWFEFDIGWMYIRILSLLGLATVRRTQPKMVDVPTKLEADHATLQALIANRYIIASRYARTLRETCAAELEKLAGAAKLPSGLSWGQMKRWLKQDAKDTPEGERATLQTILQQSRVLETVYQMRQELTTLWERSAMNSEQLLNRLRDWCQRAELSGIPSLQQFARQLQRMAVPAAA is encoded by the coding sequence ATGCAATGGCTTAATGGTTTGATTGATCTGCCCTGGTGGGGCTATATCCTGGTGGTGTTGGGTTTTACCCATGTCACCATGGCAGCAGTGACGATTTTTCTGCACCGGCATCAAGCGCACCGTGCGCTGGACCTGCACCCGGTGGTCAGCCACTTTTTCCGCTTCTGGCTGTGGATGGGCACCGGCATGGTGACCAAGCAGTGGGCGGCGATCCACCGCAAGCACCATGCTCGCTGCGAGACCCCGGAAGACCCGCATAGCCCGTGGACCTATGGTATCCGTACAGTGCTGTTGCAAGGCGCAGAGCTTTACCGCAAAGAGGCCAAGAACCAGGAAACCATGGACAAGTTCGGCCACGGTACGCCGGATGACTGGATGGAGCGCAATGTCTACACCCGCTACAGCGCGGGCGGTATCAGCATACTGCTGGTATTGGCTATCCTGCTGTTTGGCCCTAATGGTATCTGGATGTGGGCGGTGGCCATGGTGTGGACCCCGTTTTTTGCAGCAGGGGTCATCAATGGCTTGGCGCACTGGTGGGGTTATCGCAATTTTGAGTGCGAGGACAAGAGCACCAATATTTTCCCGTGGGGCATCCTGATTGCGGGGGAAGAACTGCACAACAACCACCACACCTTTGGGACATCCGCCAAGCTGTCTTACAAGTGGTTTGAGTTTGACATCGGCTGGATGTATATCCGCATCCTGTCGCTGCTGGGGCTGGCGACGGTGCGCCGTACCCAGCCGAAGATGGTGGATGTCCCCACCAAACTCGAAGCCGACCATGCCACCTTGCAGGCGCTGATTGCCAATCGCTACATCATTGCCTCACGATACGCGCGTACGCTGCGTGAAACCTGCGCGGCTGAGCTGGAAAAGCTGGCCGGTGCTGCCAAGCTGCCATCGGGCCTCAGCTGGGGGCAGATGAAGCGCTGGCTGAAGCAGGATGCTAAAGACACACCGGAAGGCGAGCGCGCGACGCTGCAGACGATCCTGCAGCAAAGCCGGGTGCTGGAAACCGTGTACCAGATGCGGCAAGAGCTGACGACGTTGTGGGAGCGTTCGGCCATGAACTCCGAGCAACTGCTGAACCGCTTGCGTGACTGGTGCCAACGTGCCGAATTGAGCGGCATTCCATCGCTACAGCAGTTTGCACGTCAGCTGCAGCGGATGGCTGTGCCTGCCGCGGCGTGA
- a CDS encoding type 4a pilus biogenesis protein PilO, with translation MASLDEYRNLNINEIGTWPWPARLGILLLIVILINVAAYFLFWEEEITNHDNKAAEETQLQEKYKELKQKAVNLDAYKLQLKEIRQSLSELLKQLPKRSEMDALLTDINQAGVGQGLVFVEFKPQAETKTNEMAELPINLSMKGNYHSFARFANDIAKLPRIVNLNNIQMTAAADGNISIQTVAKTFRYLDDNELEAMRNNQNKGANKP, from the coding sequence ATGGCCTCCCTAGACGAATATCGCAACCTGAACATCAACGAGATTGGCACATGGCCATGGCCGGCACGGCTGGGCATCCTGTTGCTGATCGTTATCCTGATCAACGTGGCCGCCTACTTCCTGTTCTGGGAAGAAGAAATCACCAACCACGACAACAAGGCTGCAGAGGAAACCCAACTGCAGGAAAAATACAAGGAACTGAAGCAAAAGGCCGTTAACCTGGATGCTTACAAGCTGCAGCTGAAGGAAATCCGCCAGTCGCTGAGCGAGCTGCTGAAGCAGCTGCCGAAGCGCTCTGAAATGGACGCCTTGCTGACCGACATCAACCAGGCCGGCGTGGGTCAAGGTTTGGTCTTTGTCGAATTCAAGCCGCAAGCTGAAACCAAAACCAATGAGATGGCTGAACTGCCCATCAACCTGAGCATGAAGGGCAATTACCACAGCTTTGCCCGCTTTGCCAACGACATCGCCAAGCTGCCCCGTATCGTCAACCTGAACAACATTCAGATGACCGCAGCCGCCGATGGCAACATCAGTATCCAGACGGTAGCCAAGACCTTCCGCTATCTGGATGACAATGAGCTGGAAGCCATGCGCAACAACCAGAACAAGGGGGCGAACAAACCATGA
- the pilQ gene encoding type IV pilus secretin family protein, with protein MKTVTLSDCKAVRWVSGLLASVLLSASAWAANSIESVDVSALPGDQALIKVKMSGPAVTPTGFTVATPPRIALDFPNVSSHLSSPNISANQGNLRAVNVVEANGRTRLVVSLLQTAPYEVSTQGNEVWVKLGTVMTGANAGTSNTQFATSKPAASRDSIRDIEFRKGRQGEGRVVIDLNNGNAGIDIRQQGKLLLVDISKATLPINLQRRMDVTDFGTPVQFIDAKGKGESTQLVIEPKGLWEYSAYQTDGQLVIEVKEQVRDPNRVSQTKTYSGEKLSLNFQNVEVRSVIAVLADFTGLNIITSDTVTGNLTLRLKDVPWDQAFDIVLQAKGLDSRRKGNVILVAPREELATKEKLALENEQSIADLEATRTETFQLNYQKAKVVFEFLKDEKNRFLTKRGSVIVDERTNQLFVSDIPTKLDEIRDLLRKIDVSSKQVMIEARVVIAEESFGRQLGGRLTFNQTKSFFGSTSTTAAGSALGGSILGSLGTSVSGSFGLKLTHNPTGALLNLELLALELDRRGKVVSSPRLVTSDQRQATIRQGVEIPYQTCTAAANGGAATCSIAFKAALLELDVTPQITPDNRVTMTLKVSKDAKGESTSNGPAINKREVNTNVTVANGETTVIGGVFEEETHADIEKTPFLGDIPLLGWFFKNKKDTVEKRELLIFVTPRILDDRLAVR; from the coding sequence ATGAAGACCGTCACGCTGTCCGACTGCAAAGCGGTCCGCTGGGTATCAGGGCTGTTGGCAAGCGTCTTGCTGAGTGCCTCGGCCTGGGCGGCCAACAGTATTGAAAGTGTCGATGTTTCGGCACTGCCAGGCGACCAGGCCTTGATCAAGGTCAAAATGAGCGGCCCTGCCGTCACCCCGACTGGCTTTACGGTTGCCACGCCCCCACGCATTGCGCTGGATTTCCCCAATGTCAGCAGCCATCTCAGCTCGCCCAACATCTCGGCCAATCAGGGTAACCTGCGTGCGGTGAATGTGGTAGAAGCCAATGGCCGTACCCGCCTGGTAGTCAGCCTGCTGCAAACGGCACCCTACGAAGTCAGCACCCAAGGCAATGAAGTCTGGGTCAAGCTGGGCACGGTGATGACCGGTGCCAATGCCGGCACATCCAACACACAGTTTGCGACCAGCAAGCCCGCTGCAAGCCGCGACTCCATTCGTGATATCGAATTCCGCAAAGGCCGCCAGGGTGAAGGCCGCGTGGTGATTGATCTCAATAACGGCAATGCCGGCATCGACATTCGCCAGCAAGGCAAGCTGCTGCTGGTGGACATCAGCAAGGCCACACTGCCGATCAACCTGCAACGCCGCATGGACGTGACCGACTTTGGCACGCCGGTGCAGTTCATCGACGCCAAAGGCAAGGGTGAATCGACACAGCTGGTGATTGAGCCCAAGGGCCTGTGGGAGTACTCGGCGTATCAGACCGATGGCCAACTGGTGATCGAAGTCAAGGAACAGGTACGTGACCCTAACCGGGTCAGCCAGACCAAGACCTATTCGGGCGAAAAACTGTCGCTGAACTTCCAGAACGTGGAAGTGCGGTCTGTGATTGCCGTACTGGCAGACTTTACCGGCCTCAACATCATTACCAGCGATACCGTCACCGGCAATCTGACCCTGCGTCTGAAGGATGTGCCATGGGACCAGGCCTTTGACATCGTGCTGCAAGCCAAGGGCCTGGATTCCCGCCGTAAAGGTAATGTGATCCTGGTCGCCCCGCGTGAAGAATTGGCCACAAAAGAAAAGCTGGCGCTGGAAAATGAGCAAAGCATTGCCGATCTTGAAGCCACCCGCACCGAAACCTTCCAGCTGAACTATCAGAAAGCCAAGGTGGTTTTCGAATTCCTCAAGGATGAAAAGAACCGCTTCCTGACCAAGCGCGGCAGTGTCATCGTTGATGAGCGCACCAATCAGTTGTTTGTCAGCGATATACCTACCAAACTGGACGAGATTCGTGACTTGCTGCGCAAGATCGACGTGTCCTCCAAGCAAGTCATGATTGAGGCACGAGTGGTGATTGCCGAAGAAAGCTTTGGCCGTCAGCTGGGCGGGCGGCTGACCTTCAACCAGACCAAGTCATTCTTTGGCTCGACCAGTACTACAGCTGCAGGCTCTGCGCTAGGTGGATCCATACTGGGCTCGTTAGGGACTTCCGTCAGTGGTAGTTTCGGCCTGAAACTGACGCACAACCCAACCGGAGCCCTGCTTAACTTGGAATTGCTAGCGCTGGAATTGGACAGACGGGGCAAAGTGGTATCCAGCCCGCGCCTGGTCACCAGTGACCAACGGCAAGCCACGATAAGGCAGGGTGTTGAAATCCCGTACCAGACGTGTACTGCGGCGGCAAATGGTGGCGCAGCAACCTGCTCCATTGCATTCAAAGCAGCACTACTAGAGCTGGATGTCACGCCGCAAATTACGCCAGACAATCGGGTGACAATGACGCTCAAAGTCAGTAAAGATGCCAAAGGTGAATCCACCAGCAATGGTCCGGCCATCAACAAGCGTGAAGTCAATACCAATGTCACGGTTGCCAACGGTGAAACCACGGTAATCGGCGGTGTGTTTGAAGAGGAAACCCACGCCGACATTGAGAAAACCCCTTTCTTGGGCGACATCCCCTTGCTCGGCTGGTTCTTCAAGAACAAGAAAGATACGGTCGAAAAGCGTGAGTTGCTGATTTTCGTCACCCCGCGTATTCTGGATGATCGTCTGGCGGTGCGCTAA
- a CDS encoding shikimate kinase gives MPVMALDMTGNFFLVGLMGAGKTTVGRALSRRFNKAFFDSDHEVEARTGVRIATIFDIEGEAGFREREREMIAELCQRQNVVLATGGGAVLDPRNREQLARHGLVIYLRATPEELYHRTKLDRNRPLLQTADPLGRLQALYTQRDPLYREVADVIFDTSRQTVQSLLTQLEPQLQKLSHA, from the coding sequence ATGCCCGTCATGGCACTCGACATGACGGGCAATTTCTTTTTGGTGGGTTTGATGGGCGCAGGCAAGACCACGGTGGGTCGCGCCCTGTCGCGCCGCTTCAACAAGGCCTTCTTCGATTCAGACCATGAAGTGGAGGCCCGCACAGGGGTGCGCATCGCTACCATTTTCGATATCGAAGGCGAGGCCGGTTTTCGTGAGCGCGAACGCGAGATGATTGCCGAGCTGTGCCAGCGCCAGAATGTGGTACTCGCCACCGGCGGCGGTGCCGTGCTGGACCCGCGCAACCGTGAGCAGCTCGCACGTCATGGCTTGGTCATTTATCTGCGCGCCACACCGGAAGAGCTGTATCACCGCACCAAGCTGGACCGTAACCGCCCCCTGCTGCAGACCGCAGACCCACTAGGCCGCCTGCAGGCCCTGTACACCCAACGCGACCCTCTGTATCGCGAGGTCGCCGATGTCATCTTTGATACCAGCCGCCAGACGGTGCAGAGCCTGCTGACGCAACTGGAACCCCAATTACAAAAACTGAGCCATGCCTGA
- the aroB gene encoding 3-dehydroquinate synthase: protein MPDYQTLTLDLGARSYPIFIGEDLLSAAEHTLRPWLGNGKVVLVSNTTVAPLYLARWQACLEHWGIAHHHVILPDGEQYKDVQHLDQIYSALLAAHCDRKTTLLALGGGVIGDMTGFAAACYMRGIAFIQIPTTLLAQVDSSVGGKTGINHPLGKNMIGAFYQPRAVLAEISSLCTLPARELAAGLAEVIKYGLIDDVPFFDWLEQHMPALLARDGAALAEAVAWSCRNKARIVAADETESGVRALLNLGHTFGHAIEAGLGYGQWLHGEAVAAGMVMAATASHLAGWLSAPELQRIRRLIEAAGLPAEAPPLGAERYLQLMQVDKKNEGGRIRFVMLRGIGQAFLTDALPTAALNAVLR from the coding sequence ATGCCTGATTACCAGACCCTGACCCTCGACCTGGGGGCACGTAGCTATCCGATCTTCATTGGTGAAGACTTGTTGTCTGCAGCGGAGCACACTTTGCGTCCGTGGTTGGGCAATGGCAAGGTGGTGCTGGTCAGCAATACCACGGTCGCCCCGCTCTATCTGGCGCGCTGGCAGGCCTGCCTGGAGCACTGGGGGATCGCGCACCATCATGTCATCCTGCCGGACGGTGAGCAGTACAAGGATGTCCAGCACCTGGACCAGATCTACAGCGCCTTGCTGGCCGCGCACTGCGACCGCAAGACCACCCTGCTGGCCTTGGGTGGCGGTGTTATTGGGGATATGACCGGTTTTGCCGCGGCCTGCTATATGCGTGGCATTGCCTTTATCCAGATCCCGACCACCTTGCTGGCCCAGGTGGATTCATCGGTGGGGGGCAAGACCGGCATCAACCACCCTTTGGGCAAGAACATGATTGGCGCGTTCTATCAGCCCCGCGCCGTGCTCGCCGAAATCAGCAGTTTATGCACCCTGCCCGCGCGTGAACTGGCCGCCGGGCTGGCAGAGGTCATCAAATATGGCTTGATTGATGATGTACCCTTCTTTGACTGGCTGGAGCAGCACATGCCCGCCCTGCTGGCGCGCGACGGTGCGGCACTGGCTGAAGCCGTCGCCTGGAGCTGCCGCAACAAGGCACGCATCGTCGCCGCCGACGAAACCGAAAGCGGTGTACGCGCGCTACTGAACCTGGGGCATACTTTTGGTCATGCCATTGAAGCCGGACTGGGATATGGCCAGTGGCTACATGGCGAAGCGGTAGCAGCCGGCATGGTGATGGCCGCGACCGCATCCCATTTGGCCGGATGGCTGTCTGCGCCCGAATTGCAGCGCATTCGGCGGTTGATTGAAGCAGCAGGCCTGCCAGCCGAAGCGCCGCCCTTGGGTGCTGAACGCTATCTGCAACTGATGCAGGTCGACAAGAAAAATGAGGGTGGCCGCATCCGCTTTGTCATGCTACGTGGCATCGGGCAAGCCTTTCTGACCGATGCCTTGCCCACTGCAGCACTAAACGCTGTCTTGCGTTAA
- a CDS encoding pilus assembly protein PilM translates to MKSSFNMDFLKPKAPPLVGVDISSHAVKMVELSKAGKTLNIERYAIEPLPKDAVADGNIANHEAVADAIKRAWRKLGARTKNVALALPAAAVITKKITVPAGQSERDLELQVESEANQYIPFALEEVNLDFQIIGPSPATADEVEVLIAASKKEKVEDRVAAAGEAGLKTLVMDVESYATQAAFELIQKQLPGEGRDQTIAIADIGATMMHIMVVRNGQQIFLREQAFGGNQLTQDIQRRFNLSQDEAETAKRNGGLPENYEPEVLKPFMETLAQEVMRSLQFFFASTQYSHVDYILLGGGCSSIPGLDEVVANRTQVSTLIANPFLGMSPPSRIKPKQLLQDAPSLLIACGLALRKFEP, encoded by the coding sequence TTGAAATCCAGCTTTAACATGGACTTTCTGAAGCCGAAAGCGCCACCGCTGGTTGGGGTCGATATCAGCTCGCACGCTGTTAAAATGGTCGAGCTGAGCAAAGCGGGCAAAACCCTCAACATCGAGCGGTATGCCATCGAACCCCTGCCCAAAGACGCGGTTGCTGACGGCAATATCGCCAACCATGAGGCCGTGGCAGACGCCATCAAGCGCGCTTGGCGCAAGCTGGGCGCGCGCACTAAAAACGTCGCGCTGGCCCTGCCGGCTGCCGCAGTCATTACCAAAAAGATCACGGTACCCGCAGGTCAAAGCGAGCGGGACCTCGAGCTACAAGTCGAATCCGAGGCAAACCAGTATATCCCGTTTGCCCTGGAAGAGGTGAATCTGGATTTTCAGATCATTGGTCCGTCCCCTGCCACGGCCGACGAGGTTGAGGTGCTGATCGCTGCATCCAAAAAGGAAAAGGTGGAAGACCGGGTCGCCGCTGCGGGTGAGGCCGGTCTGAAAACACTGGTGATGGATGTGGAGTCGTACGCCACCCAGGCGGCGTTCGAGCTGATCCAGAAGCAACTGCCCGGTGAGGGCCGCGATCAGACCATTGCCATCGCTGACATTGGCGCGACCATGATGCACATCATGGTGGTACGCAACGGACAGCAGATCTTCCTGCGCGAGCAGGCGTTCGGTGGCAACCAGCTAACGCAAGACATCCAGCGCCGCTTTAACCTGAGCCAGGATGAAGCAGAAACTGCCAAGCGCAACGGCGGGCTGCCAGAGAACTATGAACCAGAGGTGCTCAAGCCCTTCATGGAAACACTGGCACAGGAAGTGATGCGTTCCTTGCAGTTCTTCTTTGCCTCCACCCAGTACAGCCATGTGGACTACATTCTGCTCGGCGGTGGCTGCAGCAGCATTCCTGGACTGGATGAAGTGGTGGCCAACCGCACCCAGGTCAGTACCTTGATTGCCAACCCCTTCCTTGGCATGTCTCCACCCAGCCGGATCAAGCCGAAGCAGTTGCTACAGGACGCCCCGTCACTGCTGATCGCCTGCGGTCTCGCCCTTCGCAAGTTTGAGCCATGA
- a CDS encoding YdgA family protein codes for MSKKIVIPVAIVAVLGVGYTGTSWWFGKQARTQHQHFVERLNKVAPYLKVTELESSSGVFSSSRTIKYTVAGSVGCDLAESMQRVGKDMGPLEFTVKETIHHGPFTFGGGHTGFARAVVNTELVLSADTRKKLEEVFGKVPPASLRTVVSMGGDSELTLDVPELTSSLNDGSKLQWTGLTASVSYPADYSSYVTKMSSNGLTITGASGEQVQIGKISMDSNSKTEFDVLSVGDASFNIDSMSFKNAALPMLNTEVSKISYTATSKKNGDFLDMSLKLGVDKVNTMGKSYGPAHYDVSLNHLHGSTLGKLVQEVNSMSGQCSDQATRQMQLMSALGKHGIALMQQTPEFILDRISLNMPEGEAVIKANAKINNFAASDVQQPAGLLQKLEAGLDINFPEAIAKMLAAQMMAKEGMDPATAEAMLTQQLEGALAQGLLARNGKQLVTKLSWKAGKLQINGKEFPLPMLGALMGGAPAAPEGGTPEGAMPEGEASDAMPQ; via the coding sequence ATGAGCAAGAAAATCGTCATCCCTGTCGCCATCGTTGCCGTCCTGGGCGTCGGCTACACCGGCACATCCTGGTGGTTTGGCAAGCAGGCACGGACTCAGCACCAGCACTTTGTAGAGCGGCTCAACAAGGTCGCTCCTTATCTGAAGGTGACGGAACTGGAAAGTTCCAGTGGCGTCTTCTCCTCCAGCCGAACCATCAAGTATACCGTGGCTGGCAGTGTAGGGTGTGATCTTGCCGAGAGCATGCAGCGCGTGGGCAAAGACATGGGCCCGCTGGAGTTCACCGTCAAGGAAACCATCCACCATGGCCCGTTCACCTTCGGTGGTGGTCACACCGGGTTTGCCCGTGCGGTGGTGAACACCGAGCTGGTGCTGAGCGCAGACACCCGCAAGAAGCTGGAAGAAGTATTCGGCAAAGTACCGCCTGCCAGCCTGCGCACCGTGGTCAGCATGGGCGGTGACAGCGAACTGACCCTGGATGTGCCAGAACTGACCTCCAGCCTGAATGATGGCTCCAAACTGCAATGGACCGGCCTGACCGCCTCGGTCAGCTACCCTGCCGATTACAGCAGCTACGTCACCAAGATGAGCAGCAATGGCCTGACCATCACGGGCGCATCAGGCGAGCAAGTGCAGATCGGCAAAATCAGCATGGACAGCAACAGCAAGACCGAATTTGATGTGCTGTCGGTTGGCGATGCCAGCTTCAACATCGACAGCATGTCGTTCAAGAATGCCGCGCTGCCCATGCTAAACACGGAAGTCTCCAAGATCAGCTACACCGCCACCAGCAAGAAGAATGGCGACTTCCTCGACATGTCGCTCAAGCTGGGCGTGGACAAAGTCAACACCATGGGCAAGAGCTATGGCCCGGCCCACTATGATGTTAGCCTGAACCACTTGCACGGTAGCACCTTGGGCAAGCTGGTACAGGAAGTCAACAGCATGTCCGGCCAGTGCAGCGACCAAGCGACCCGCCAGATGCAGCTAATGAGTGCGCTGGGCAAGCATGGTATTGCCCTGATGCAACAAACGCCGGAATTCATTCTGGACCGCATCAGCTTGAACATGCCGGAAGGTGAAGCCGTGATCAAGGCCAATGCCAAGATCAACAACTTTGCTGCCAGCGATGTCCAGCAACCTGCAGGTCTGCTGCAAAAGCTGGAAGCGGGTCTGGATATCAACTTCCCGGAAGCCATTGCCAAGATGCTGGCTGCGCAAATGATGGCCAAGGAAGGCATGGATCCAGCAACGGCAGAGGCCATGCTGACCCAGCAACTGGAAGGTGCTTTGGCCCAAGGCCTGCTGGCCCGTAATGGCAAGCAGCTGGTGACCAAGCTCAGCTGGAAGGCCGGCAAACTGCAGATCAACGGCAAGGAGTTCCCGCTGCCGATGCTGGGTGCCCTGATGGGCGGCGCCCCGGCCGCACCGGAAGGTGGTACGCCCGAAGGCGCCATGCCGGAAGGTGAAGCCAGCGACGCCATGCCACAGTAA
- a CDS encoding pilus assembly protein PilP: MKRPLTLVSLLLGSILLSACGKSDFKDIDDWMANESKDYRARIEPVPELKPYVPFDYQAQDQLEPFSSAKIQAKKGAGNGTPANWKKEPLEEFDLDKITMVGTLNNKAEGRIALVKVSTGEIFRVKVSNHIGRNFGVITAITDSSVEIKEMIEDSSGDWSERSASLKLSEQE; the protein is encoded by the coding sequence ATGAAGCGCCCACTGACCCTAGTCAGCCTCTTGCTCGGCAGCATATTGCTGAGTGCCTGCGGCAAAAGTGATTTCAAAGACATTGACGACTGGATGGCCAACGAGTCCAAGGATTATCGTGCCCGGATTGAACCCGTGCCCGAACTCAAACCCTATGTCCCGTTTGACTATCAGGCTCAGGACCAGCTGGAGCCCTTCTCCAGCGCCAAGATCCAGGCCAAGAAAGGGGCTGGCAACGGCACCCCAGCCAACTGGAAAAAAGAACCCCTGGAAGAATTTGATCTCGACAAGATCACGATGGTGGGCACGCTGAACAACAAGGCAGAAGGTCGCATCGCCTTGGTCAAGGTGTCCACCGGGGAAATCTTCCGGGTCAAGGTCAGCAATCACATCGGACGCAACTTCGGTGTGATCACGGCCATTACCGATAGCAGCGTCGAGATCAAGGAAATGATCGAAGACAGCAGTGGCGACTGGTCAGAGCGCAGCGCCAGCCTCAAACTATCTGAGCAGGAGTAA